A genomic window from Deltaproteobacteria bacterium includes:
- a CDS encoding branched-chain amino acid ABC transporter permease, translating to MEAIKNALDFSDFTRFDRTIAALVGLFLISFPLFSHSNFALATLIQFLMFSVYGMGWNTIGGYGGQVDLGKAQYVGIGAYTTAVLLIRWDIPFWFSMPLGMALAVGWSFILGYPLFRLKGHYFAIATIATSLVLKDIFEVWNFVGAARGLEISPIKYAPPDFFRLIFKEDVYYYYLILGFFFIGLFYMNWFRKSRLGFQLRSIKDNEEVARSLGIDVHWAKIKTYAVATAFVSAVGSFHACYIKNIEPEDTMSLDISVLIALMAMLGGAGSLWGPIIGAAILIPLKSYLKEWLGASAGLVGIDLIIYSAIIMAVAAFEPRGIWGIVEKVRLKRRKYP from the coding sequence ATGGAAGCAATAAAAAACGCCCTGGATTTTTCGGATTTCACCCGGTTTGATCGGACCATAGCCGCTCTGGTAGGCCTTTTCCTGATCAGCTTCCCTCTGTTTTCCCACTCCAATTTTGCCCTGGCCACCCTGATCCAGTTTTTGATGTTCAGTGTCTACGGCATGGGCTGGAACACCATCGGCGGCTATGGGGGTCAGGTCGATCTGGGCAAGGCCCAGTACGTCGGCATCGGGGCCTATACCACGGCCGTGCTTTTGATCCGCTGGGATATCCCCTTTTGGTTTTCCATGCCGCTGGGTATGGCCCTGGCCGTGGGCTGGTCCTTTATCCTCGGCTACCCGCTGTTCCGTCTAAAGGGGCATTATTTTGCCATCGCCACCATCGCCACTTCCCTGGTGCTCAAGGATATTTTTGAGGTCTGGAATTTTGTCGGGGCCGCCCGGGGCCTGGAAATATCGCCCATCAAATATGCACCACCCGATTTTTTCCGTCTCATCTTCAAGGAGGACGTCTATTACTATTACCTGATCCTGGGGTTCTTTTTTATCGGCCTTTTTTATATGAACTGGTTTCGCAAGTCCAGGCTGGGGTTCCAGCTCCGCTCCATCAAAGACAATGAAGAAGTGGCCCGCTCCTTGGGCATCGACGTCCACTGGGCCAAAATCAAGACCTATGCCGTGGCCACGGCCTTTGTCAGCGCGGTCGGCTCTTTTCATGCCTGTTACATCAAAAACATCGAACCGGAAGATACCATGAGTTTGGACATCTCGGTTTTGATCGCCTTAATGGCCATGCTCGGCGGGGCCGGTTCCCTCTGGGGCCCGATCATCGGTGCGGCCATCCTTATCCCTTTGAAGAGCTATCTCAAAGAATGGTTGGGGGCCTCGGCCGGCCTGGTCGGGATAGACCTGATCATTTACAGCGCCATCATCATGGCCGTGGCCGCCTTTGAGCCCCGGGGAATCTGGGGGATCGTGGAAAAGGTCCGGCTTAAGAGGAGAAAATACCCATGA
- a CDS encoding branched-chain amino acid ABC transporter permease, with amino-acid sequence MEILLSAIVSGLLLGMVLAIVALGLTIIFGVMDMVNFAHGEYLMIGMYAGLLIAQVTGLDPLFSIPAAALFGFLLGLLCYYGLAKYLLRGPMVAQLLGTFGLMLFLRNLALLLMGSEDRAVNKGILVGKSFEIGMGVVLPATKLAAAFLSVAAFLAIWLLMNRSKIGRALTATALNAEGARYMGIRTERMNALAWGLGGATATIAGALLVNFWSVNPFAGLLFTMIAFTIVALGGFGSVPGAFLAGLVVGIITEFPGIWDFFTYTFHIKWMEQVPMTSFKYTLVYLVYFLIMVLRPRGLFGWKQ; translated from the coding sequence ATGGAAATCTTACTGAGCGCCATCGTATCCGGTTTGTTATTGGGGATGGTATTAGCCATCGTGGCCTTGGGACTGACCATTATCTTCGGTGTGATGGATATGGTCAATTTCGCCCACGGCGAATATCTGATGATCGGCATGTATGCCGGTCTATTGATTGCCCAGGTCACGGGTCTGGACCCTTTATTCAGCATCCCGGCCGCCGCTTTGTTCGGCTTTCTTTTAGGGCTCCTCTGTTATTACGGCCTGGCCAAATATCTGTTGCGGGGGCCCATGGTGGCTCAGCTCCTGGGCACCTTCGGGCTCATGCTTTTTTTGAGAAACCTGGCCTTGCTGCTCATGGGCTCCGAAGACCGGGCCGTCAATAAAGGGATCCTGGTGGGCAAGAGTTTTGAAATCGGCATGGGCGTGGTCCTTCCGGCCACCAAGTTGGCTGCGGCTTTTTTATCCGTAGCCGCCTTTTTAGCCATCTGGCTGCTCATGAACCGCTCCAAAATAGGCAGGGCCCTGACGGCTACGGCCTTGAACGCCGAAGGGGCCCGCTATATGGGCATCCGGACCGAAAGGATGAATGCCCTGGCCTGGGGTTTGGGCGGAGCCACGGCCACCATCGCCGGGGCCTTGCTGGTCAACTTCTGGTCGGTCAATCCCTTTGCGGGCCTTTTATTTACCATGATCGCCTTTACCATCGTGGCATTAGGGGGCTTCGGGAGCGTTCCCGGGGCCTTTTTGGCCGGTCTGGTGGTGGGCATCATTACCGAATTCCCGGGGATCTGGGATTTTTTTACCTATACGTTTCATATTAAGTGGATGGAGCAGGTCCCCATGACCTCTTTTAAATATACCCTGGTTTATTTGGTCTACTTCCTAATCATGGTCTTGCGGCCCCGAGGTCTGTTCGGATGGAAGCAATAA